The sequence CAGTGACGGGCATTGCGGCATTGCAGGCCTTTTCCCCAATGATGTCGACTTTCAGAGTCTGAAGATTCGTGGGCAGCGATCCCGAGTTGTCGCGACCCCAACCGTAGAGGTATCCATCGCCAGTGCCCTCGAATGTGTAGGGTGGGAGACTCACCACGCCCACCGGATTGGTGCCATCCCGGGCCACGGCGTTCAGGTCGAAGGCGTCTTCCTTGCTTAGCCGAATCAGACCGATGTCATTGGGTCCCACGCCACCACTGTACTCCTCGTGGACCACGAACTGGGACCTGTCGAACTTTCTGCTCTGTACGCTATCATGGCTGAGGCGACTGTGGGCTCCGGCAACGATTAAACCATCAGTGTAGCTCAGAAGACAATGGCCGGCAGTCAAGCAGGTCGTACTGCTGATCAGAGATCCGGCACAGAAGTGCGATTTGGACGTCGT is a genomic window of Drosophila suzukii chromosome 2L, CBGP_Dsuzu_IsoJpt1.0, whole genome shotgun sequence containing:
- the LOC108020990 gene encoding lectizyme; this translates as MRQFVVLFALALASASANLIPQPGFPEGRIINGYEAQKGEAPYIVSLQTTSKSHFCAGSLISSTTCLTAGHCLLSYTDGLIVAGAHSRLSHDSVQSRKFDRSQFVVHEEYSGGVGPNDIGLIRLSKEDAFDLNAVARDGTNPVGVVSLPPYTFEGTGDGYLYGWGRDNSGSLPTNLQTLKVDIIGEKACNAAMPVTAQVATCNVCTYTAGTTDGACNGDSGGPVVKKTENGAYLVGIVSWGMTPCASTFYPSVHTNVMYYERWIEENRNDNE